The Saliniradius amylolyticus DNA segment CCAGACCTGTGTGGCCCCAGACTACATTCTGGTGGAACGCCGCTTTGCCGAGACCCTTACCGGGGCTCTCACTAAGAGCCTACAGCGCTTTTACGGTAAAGACGCCCGTCAGAGCGCCGATTATGGGTGCATTATTAATGACAATCACTTTTATCGCCTTGTTGAGCTTCTCAAGGGACAGAATATTGTCCACGGCGGTCAAACCGATGCCGACAGCCGTTATATCGAGCCGACCCTGGTACTGGATCCGGATCCGTCGAGCACTCTGATGACCGAAGAGATCTTCGGCCCCATCTTACCCATCATCACAATGGATAGCCTCGACGACAGCCTGACATTTATTAACCGCCGTCCGAAACCACTGGCTTTATACCTCTACACCAAAAACCGTGCTTTCGAACAGCAACTGCTCAATAAAACCAGTGCTGGTAGCGTCTGCATCAACGATGGCATGATGTTTATGGCCAACATGAAGCTGCCCTTCGGCGGCGTCGGCAACAGTGGTATAGGTCGGTACCACGGACAGTGGGGCTTTGATACCTTTAGCCATTTAAAGTCCGTCATGCGTCGCGGGACCTGGTTTGATATCAACTGGCGCTATCCGCCATTCAATAAATTTAAGCTACTGATGTTAAAGCTATTCCAATAGGAGTTACCATGAAGCTGATACCGCCGTTCCACCTTGCCATTCCGGTGACCAATCTCGACGAGGCTCAGGCCTTCTATGGCGGATTGCTCGACTGCGAACAGGGTCGTACCTCAGGAACCTGGATCGACTGGAACTTTTTTGGCCACCAGTTAGTCACCCACCTGGTGGACTCCATGCCTTCCTCCCCCGATGATAACGAGGTGGACAACAACAAGGTTCCGGTGCCTCACTTTGGTGCCGTATTGGCCTGGAACGACTGGCATGATCTGGCTGAACGTCTGAAAACCGCCGGCGTAACCTTTGTGATCGAGCCCTATATCCGTTTTAAAGGCCAACCCGGGGAGCAGGCCACTTTGTTTTTACGTGACCCGGCCGGCAATGCCCTAGAGTTTAAGGCCTTCCAAAACCCCGAACGTCTGTTTGCCCGCTAAGGAGAGGCGCTTAAATACCCACACTGGAGGAGCAGTCGTTTGTCCGTACATAGCCGATCCTGCGCTTCCATGTGCTCGCTGCATACCGTCCGTCCCTGGACATAAAAAAGCCGCCTCTGTTGGGCGGCTTTAGTGAGTGACAAACTCTGTTAATCGTCACTCAGCACTTTTACCTCAGCCAGGCCAGCGGCCTCTATAGGCTCACGTATCTGCTCCAGGTCGCCCACGACAACCCAGGTCAGAGCGTCTGCAGAAAACGCCTGACGCGCTTTTTCCTGAATATCCTGAGTGGTCATAGCCTGATACTGAGTCTTCAGAGTTTCCGGATAATCCAGAGGCCGGTCGAAGCGTTCACTATCCAAAAACGCACCCAACACGGCACTCGCCGTTTCAAATTTACCAGGCAGGCTGCGTGTATTGCTGTTAACAACTTCTTGCAACTCTTCCTGTGACGCTGGCTGCTCGCCTTTGAACTGGCTAAGTTCATTAAGGATTTCCTGTACAGACTCCAGGGTCTTATCCGTTTGCACAGGCGCATAAATCAACCAAGGCTTTTGACCTTGCGCATCAATAAAGAAGCTGTATGCGCCATACGCCCATCCCTTGTCTTCCCGCAAGTTCATATTCAAACGCGCAGTAAACTGACCGCCGAAGATGTCATTGGTGGTATCCAGCAACAGATTATCGCTGTCACCGGAAGAGGGCGTCAGGTGACCGGCCAAAATCAAGCTTTGAGGCGCGCCCGGTTTATCCACTAAATAGATTGTAGGTTGCTCGGGCTTGGGCACCTGGGCAATGTTCTTCTGTACTAACGGTCTATCCGGTTCCTGCCAATCACCAAAATGCTCATTAAGTACAGCCTGCAGACGAGCCTTGTTTACATCCCCCACGACAAAAAACTCACCTTTTGAAGGCCGTAACCAGGTTTGATGAAACTGCTTCAGGTCGTCCGTCGTCATAGACTGCACAGACTCACGGGTACCACTACCGGTAAAAGGAATCCCATAAGCATGCTCACTGCCATACATCAGAGGCGGCAGAGTGCGAAGAGCACGCTGTACCGGACGAGACTTTTCCTGCTCAATACGGGCCAGTCGCTGACGCTGAATGCGCTTTAAGTCCTGCTCCGAGAATCTCGGCTCACGCACCACATCAGCCATCAAAGCAACCGAGGCATCCAGCTTGTCCGTCAGAGCGCCCAAGAAGACAGAGGAGCGATCCAAATTAGATCCGGCACTCAACCTGGCACCCAACATGTCTAGTTCAGCCTCAAGCTCCAGTACATCCAGCTCCTCGGTACCCTCATTCAACATATCCATGGTAAAGCTGGATGTCCCCAGCTTATGACCGGTCGAGTCTGCGGCATAGCCTGCATCGAAGGTCAGAGCAATATCGACCTCGGGTATGCTGGTACGCTCGGCCAGATTAACCTTAATGCCGTTATCCAATACAAAGCTCTCTACTTCGGGGAAGTCCAGTTCCGGCATTTGAGTGACTTGCGGCAACTGGGAGCGATCCGCTCCGGACTCGGCAGCGGTGTAACTCGGAAACGGCTGGACATCCAGTTGATAGTAGCCTTTGGACAA contains these protein-coding regions:
- a CDS encoding VOC family protein, which translates into the protein MKLIPPFHLAIPVTNLDEAQAFYGGLLDCEQGRTSGTWIDWNFFGHQLVTHLVDSMPSSPDDNEVDNNKVPVPHFGAVLAWNDWHDLAERLKTAGVTFVIEPYIRFKGQPGEQATLFLRDPAGNALEFKAFQNPERLFAR
- a CDS encoding M16 family metallopeptidase; the protein is MLNGVRLIVVALGLLMAMSSASAFEVDKVAIDYHKFTLDNGLTVVVHEDHKAPIVAVSVWYHVGSKNEQPGKTGFAHLFEHLMFNGSENYDGEYFKPFNEIGATAMNGTTWFDRTNYFQNVPSTALDLALWMESDRMGHLLGAVTQEKLDNQRGVVQNEKRQGDNRPYGKVEYRVLEGLLPEGHPYRWSTIGSMEDLNNASLDDVHSWFKRFYGAANTVLVLAGDVTLEQAKQKAQQYFGDIPAGPPLHKLQAWVPEKTTNTYEMMHDDVPQQRLYRNWAVPGRTTEEAALLTLAAEILGSGKNSRLYQALVLKRQLATDVSVTLQPHELMSFFEVTVTLAPGADKTEAMQVVDATLARFLERGPQKEELKRTKSRIYASQVRALEEVGGFSGKAATLAKGELYADDPGFYLKQLDWYNKASAQKVQAAAQLWLSKGYYQLDVQPFPSYTAAESGADRSQLPQVTQMPELDFPEVESFVLDNGIKVNLAERTSIPEVDIALTFDAGYAADSTGHKLGTSSFTMDMLNEGTEELDVLELEAELDMLGARLSAGSNLDRSSVFLGALTDKLDASVALMADVVREPRFSEQDLKRIQRQRLARIEQEKSRPVQRALRTLPPLMYGSEHAYGIPFTGSGTRESVQSMTTDDLKQFHQTWLRPSKGEFFVVGDVNKARLQAVLNEHFGDWQEPDRPLVQKNIAQVPKPEQPTIYLVDKPGAPQSLILAGHLTPSSGDSDNLLLDTTNDIFGGQFTARLNMNLREDKGWAYGAYSFFIDAQGQKPWLIYAPVQTDKTLESVQEILNELSQFKGEQPASQEELQEVVNSNTRSLPGKFETASAVLGAFLDSERFDRPLDYPETLKTQYQAMTTQDIQEKARQAFSADALTWVVVGDLEQIREPIEAAGLAEVKVLSDD